Part of the Pieris rapae chromosome 14, ilPieRapa1.1, whole genome shotgun sequence genome is shown below.
TAGCTCAGAAGATTCACAACAAAGTAATAGAGATAGAGATAAAACTAAAGATGAAGATCCAATGGAAAATGGGGAGGAATCAGATATTGAAGAAGTTAATATGGAGGATCCCCTAAACCAAGTTCAGAACAAAAACAAACCTATTGTTATAAACGATACAAAGAACTTGGCAGATCTTGCTTCAAAACAGAGCACTTCTAATGGTGATGACACAAAAAAAGAACCAACGGTTGTGATAATTGATACCAATTCTATTCTTTCTGGAAAAGGGCCTGCACCTgcatcaaacaaaataaattctggTAGTATTGATGCACAAAATCTGTGTCAAAGTATTGCTGCAAGAGGTACAACAATAACGCCCATCAGCAGTAAGAATAGTAATTCTAAGGCTAATCATAACAGCACTTCAACTCCACAGGCAAACATACTTCCATCTCTGACAGATGATATGTTTGTTGTTGAAGCTCCATCATTTATTGTACCTTATGTTTATGAGAAACCTTCATTAAAACCATTTAGAGAATTTGTTGATAAATTAGGAAAAGAATTAGAAGATTTAAAGGCTAAAGAGGATGAAGAAAGATTAGAAAAAGAGAAGACAGAAAAAGAACAAAAAGAAAAGGAGAGAAaggaaaaaatagaaaaaggtGAAATTGTAGAAGATGAGGAAGTtgataaagaagaaaaaaaggtTGAAGACGGTAAAGAGAAGGTTGCAAAGAAACAGCGACGGGGGCGTAgaaatgatgatgatgatgactctTGGGATGGAGAATCCTCTAGCGAGTCTGATGATGTTGCTAGTGATGACGACAATGTAGTGATTAAGGATAAGGATACTACAGATGATATTAAAGATCCTATGGAAATTATAACTAAAGGTTCAGGTGGAAAATCTGATAGTTACTTTGACTGTTCCCTTGGACAATTCTTCATTAATATTGGAATTAACCTTGTGCAAGAATATGTGCAAAGTGACTTATTAAAAACGCAAAATCGTAAATTATACAAAGAGAAGAAGTCTGATCGTAGCACTCGTGCCACAGAAGCAGCTATAGCATCCCTAACTCAAAATTATGCATACAGTAAGAAACTCAATGCTCCTTatgctttaaaacaaaagcaatGTGAattttgtagttttaaaaCAGAATCAATGCTTGTTATGTCACATCATTTAGAAGCACCACACATGaagaacaatatttacaaatgtaatacTTGTTCCTTTGAAATAAGAAGTCCTCATGATATACTGTTTCATATGGAGGCTGAACATAACATTAGAGGTAGGTTAGAAAGAGCTCCTGCTTATCAACAATGCCCAAGCTGCCACTTTGAAGACAacagtaaaacaaaattagcTCGCCACCTTATTGCCTGTGCTAAAAAGTTCAAGCCAGAATTTAATCTGGGACCACCATTAGATTGGGAGCCACCAGCcaaaataccaaagttgtccAGAGCTCGAAATAATATGATGGCCCCATATCAATCAAACTTTAACCGTACACAAATTGGCTTGAGTCCTTTGGGACGTCCACCACTAAGCATATCTAATTCCGTTATACCTAATATGCCAATACTTGGTAGACCAAGAGGACGCCCACCTCTAGGAGGGCCATCTCCACGAGCTGCTGTCTCAGGAGTGCCTATAATTAGAAGTGGAGTTATGATTATGCATAACAATCAACCAAGTGGGACCACAATTTCCAATTATCCAGTAATGAACAACCAAGGAAATCATTCTGCAACTCCAAAAATATCTATCACTCCTCTTCCACGGGTTCCACAGCCCTCATCATCAAACTCATCACAGAATTCTAAAGCTCACTTTGTTATTTGTGAAATTTGTGATGGATACATCAAAGACTTGGAACAGTTAAGAAATCACATGCAGTGGATTCATAAAGTGAAGATACACCCTAAAATGATCTATAATCGGCCACCTCTTAATTGCCAGAAGTGCCAGTTTAGGTTCTTTACTGACCAGGGATTGGAAAGACACTTGCTGGGTTCACATGGACTTGTAACAAGTTCCATGCAAGAAGCTGCCAACAAGGGCAAAGATGCAGGTAGATGCCCTGTGTGTGGAAGAGTATACCAGTGGAAATTACTGAACCATGTTGCAAGAGATCACAACATGACTCTAAAACCAGCTCATCTATCATACAAATGCACTGTTTGCACTGCAACATTTGGAATGTACAAGCAATTTGAGAACCATGTTTATTCAGCACACAGTGTGGTGGCCAAACgtgttatagaaaaaaataaaggtgCTCCAGCCCCCTCAAAGCCCACCGATAATGACTCATTGCTTAAGCCCCTAAAGATCAGTGATGAGATAACAATCATACCTCAACCTGCCAAGTCTGGTATTACTATAACAGCAAAGGGGAAATAGCACTAATAAATGCAACTTATGTGAAACTAAATATGATAATTCTTTCCCATTTGCTTCTCAGCCATGCACTTTTGCAAAATCAGGcagtattttgtaaataacctGATATAAGCATCTTACACATAGAATTGAAACAGAGTATATTGATAACTTAAGTTgtcaagtaaatataaatgttatttttaaataacaaaaaagtaaGTTGTAAATCagtgtataaattaattattgtaagatcattaatattttgtgacCTTTGTTCAAATCATTTTCCTATTGTACTGTGCATTTGTGACTAGTGGGACAtctcataattttaatgtatgtcacaaataataaaagcaatttAACTAAGATCTGCATCAACACTATATGTAGTGTATGATTGTGCAAGTTAGATATTAGATTTGATAAcgattaagtaatattattatttatttgcttactCATGTATAATCCGTGACTATGGTAAATTATTGtctttcttaaatttattaatttttcacaaaatagctgaaatgtaaaattgatAGAATGAAATTAATCCAGATGCTAATTCAATTATGATTACGTAAGGTATTAGTTAAGTTAGTagataattaagtaattattacatattgtgTACTACTTGGGtttctttattctttaaaCCTTCTCCTCAGTCgtttgaaattttgttaaatcaaATAGCTACCAGTTTAGTTGTTCTGATCTCAGGTTAGTCTGAAGTGTtctggatatatatatatatatatatatactaaatttttGTTGTACTTATGGAACGAAATTTAGATATAATTGTATTCtttctattttaatgtaaagatGTATGTTCACACTTTTCCGAAGGGTTTTGTAAGGATAATAtgttagaaataaagttatggaAGTAAATAATGTGAAATGTTGCGAAAGgccgtttttattatttgacccCTTGCTATTTACTGTTATAAGGCATACTaagtaaatagttattaaaataaatagtgttataatttttacaaaagtcctacaaaatttatattctattaaaagaaaatggcGGCCCTGCATCACTGGCCACCGCTATGATGTCTTAAGGCACTGGAAATTGAAATAAgatccaataaataaattgaaatattattttataaatgtaagataaaattataatacggTAATGgtgaagatattttatttaatatagtgGTTATTATGGATTGGgaggttaaataaaatataggtagGTTATGACGTCACCTGGGGTCACTAACCAGTAAAGTAGGACGCATTTCGTGCTAGAAGTAGGTAGAGGCTATTTCAAAAGTACGTTTTGTCGGTGCGCACAATaatcatgttttgtttttactattatatatacctagtcttgccataaatactgaaacaaagaaaaatatttttttttctgttgcaaataacatttattacttttacagtgtgttagtttaatacataaataaaaaacaatttataatataaaaagcttattcgaAGTGGTCTCCATTGGGTGCGATACAGTCCTTAAAACGTTGAGGCCAGTTATCGATAGAAGCACGCACTCATTCCATGGGAAAAATCTTCACTGCCAATCGTAAGGATTGTCTTAGGGCCTCCAAATTATAATGCCGTTTAGAGCAAGCCATACTCTCTAAAACTgaccataaatcataatctagCGGATTAAGATCGGGACTAGACGACGGCAAGTCTTCAGCGCTGATGAAGTCCGAAACGTTCATTTTCAACCAAGACTGCGTAGACCGAGCTTTATGACCCGTTGCCGAGTCTTGTTGGAAGGACcattctttgttattgaaaatggtgTTGTTAAATGGCTTCACTACCTTCTCAACGATGGTATCTTGATACACTTGTGCTGAAGTTTTGAtacctttttcacaaaagtatgACTCAGTCACTCCTTCATAGCTAATACCCCACTAAACCATCACTGAAGTCGGATAGTTCCCACGTTGCACACTGGCGACTTATTGGGAAGCTTCCTTAGAGCTTTGAGCACAAATACagtcattttgtttgttaaaatgttgctcgattgtaaaaaaaatctcatccgtaaacaaaatttttctgTGACCACTCTTTGCGTACCGCTTCAGTAATTTTTTCGATTTATCAccctattcttttttaaattatcatttaagaaATGACCAGAACGTCTCTTATAGGTTACAAGTCCTAagtcatcttttaaaaaacgCAACATGGTTCTAGGTGCTATCTTTGTCTCCcgagataaaatcttttgctttcGGACAGGATTTCTTCGAATTCTTTCCCTTACTGCTTTGACCacctttttcttaaaaagACTACGTGGAAGgccagatatttttctgtcACAAATAGAGGAGGTCTCATTGTACCTATTAATAGCCCAgtactcaaatattttacaaataccaaGCGTATGGAGAGTTTTAAAATGTGCATTTAGCTTTATACCTACTTTGGTAATGCAATCACAGCGATTCGGTTCTCTTCATCACCccactgcattttaatatagcaaaatattatacaaagtattggcgccaaaatgagaaaacttaatggacaatcatataaaaataacagattccaaattaaaatgtaatattttgtttatttttaattgtatcagtatttatggccagactaagtatatatagcttttatatttttcttttcaagaATGTCATGGTGGTCCGcgattaataagtaaaatatgattttcttaactttatagtaagtaatttatttcttacaaatattttgggTTATATCAGTAACAGTACCCGttatgtctaataaagttcagtaaaatatattatacatattattagtcGTAAGTTACTccatttggttttaaacatGAATTCTATTAGTTTTCCTGCTCCAAGAAATATGGTAAGTACCTATTGCTGAGTAACGTCTTAAACCTAAATaactatgtattaaatacatacgaAAATCACTATTACCTACCTACTTTGCGGTGACAAactatttaaactaataagaTTGAGTATATATTAGTCAATTAGGAACTTACTTCGGTGCATTATGGAAACTTCTTGCACCtagatatacataatattacataccCATAGACTAGTTTGACTTTACCTAGGTATATCTAGATCAAAAAGATATACTTAGTTTAAAAAAGGAGCTTTCAGTTGCAAACGATAATTCTAATAGTCATCAATTTTCAGGTccaaatatagttttaacaaTGCATATATTGAcagaatttaataacataaggGTACAAAAGGTAAGTAAGTTTTggtataaacaatatattatcgtgagtaaaaactaatttagatTACCGCAGTTGtatataaaggtttttttaacgACACAACGCCTGCCATAAAATATTGGCAATAACTAAACGGACGATTTAAACTTGcaactacatatataaagtGCAAATTCAGACCCACatcatggagtactgttctaATCTCTGGGCGAGGggtccccagtaccagctccttccacttgaccgtatacAACGAAGAGCCgt
Proteins encoded:
- the LOC110991454 gene encoding MOG interacting and ectopic P-granules protein 1 translates to MMSISTATDDRTEGDDDTSQGSQPKGESSESENENDNENDNDNDNENDNDNDNDNDNDNEAQNQNGGGGISPEVHEITSDDEIVTNDDESSNSSTESNDSSEDSQQSNRDRDKTKDEDPMENGEESDIEEVNMEDPLNQVQNKNKPIVINDTKNLADLASKQSTSNGDDTKKEPTVVIIDTNSILSGKGPAPASNKINSGSIDAQNLCQSIAARGTTITPISSKNSNSKANHNSTSTPQANILPSLTDDMFVVEAPSFIVPYVYEKPSLKPFREFVDKLGKELEDLKAKEDEERLEKEKTEKEQKEKERKEKIEKGEIVEDEEVDKEEKKVEDGKEKVAKKQRRGRRNDDDDDSWDGESSSESDDVASDDDNVVIKDKDTTDDIKDPMEIITKGSGGKSDSYFDCSLGQFFINIGINLVQEYVQSDLLKTQNRKLYKEKKSDRSTRATEAAIASLTQNYAYSKKLNAPYALKQKQCEFCSFKTESMLVMSHHLEAPHMKNNIYKCNTCSFEIRSPHDILFHMEAEHNIRGRLERAPAYQQCPSCHFEDNSKTKLARHLIACAKKFKPEFNLGPPLDWEPPAKIPKLSRARNNMMAPYQSNFNRTQIGLSPLGRPPLSISNSVIPNMPILGRPRGRPPLGGPSPRAAVSGVPIIRSGVMIMHNNQPSGTTISNYPVMNNQGNHSATPKISITPLPRVPQPSSSNSSQNSKAHFVICEICDGYIKDLEQLRNHMQWIHKVKIHPKMIYNRPPLNCQKCQFRFFTDQGLERHLLGSHGLVTSSMQEAANKGKDAGRCPVCGRVYQWKLLNHVARDHNMTLKPAHLSYKCTVCTATFGMYKQFENHVYSAHSVVAKRVIEKNKGAPAPSKPTDNDSLLKPLKISDEITIIPQPAKSGITITAKGK